In Prosthecochloris sp. GSB1, the following proteins share a genomic window:
- a CDS encoding PhoH family protein, whose product MQQEKSIEFTGIEPVIIFGPHDAHLRKIRQEFPQALIGARGNTVTVKGEPGELRLLEQIFREMIFLANQHGEILESDIDAILGLACSPPPPETGAPPPESDTIVSTKDYTVRAKTNGQRKMVLEAKTNDILFAIGPAGTGKTYTAVAIAVAAWKAKKVKRIVLARPAVEAGESLGFLPGDLAQKIDPYLRPLYDALQDMLTAEKLRTLTEQRVIEIVPLAYMRGRTLNNSFIILDEAQNASNKQMKMCLTRLGINSRAIITGDVTQIDLPREVESGLMNARDILQNIPGISFVFLDKSDVVRHKLVRDIINAYEKEEERGQI is encoded by the coding sequence TTGCAACAGGAAAAATCCATCGAATTCACCGGCATCGAACCCGTCATCATTTTCGGACCCCACGACGCTCATCTCAGGAAAATACGACAGGAATTTCCTCAAGCGTTGATCGGCGCGCGCGGCAACACCGTTACCGTCAAGGGTGAACCCGGCGAACTTCGGCTCCTCGAGCAGATTTTCAGGGAAATGATTTTTCTGGCCAACCAGCACGGCGAAATCCTCGAAAGCGACATCGACGCCATTCTCGGGCTTGCCTGTTCACCGCCCCCGCCGGAAACAGGGGCACCACCGCCGGAAAGCGATACGATCGTTTCAACGAAAGACTATACCGTCAGGGCGAAAACGAACGGCCAGCGGAAAATGGTGCTCGAAGCGAAAACGAACGATATCCTTTTCGCCATAGGTCCTGCCGGGACCGGCAAGACTTACACAGCCGTCGCCATAGCGGTTGCAGCCTGGAAAGCGAAAAAAGTCAAGCGGATCGTGCTCGCCCGCCCCGCTGTCGAAGCCGGAGAAAGCCTCGGGTTCCTTCCGGGAGACCTTGCCCAGAAGATCGATCCATATCTGCGGCCGCTTTACGACGCGCTTCAGGATATGCTCACCGCCGAGAAACTCAGAACCCTGACCGAACAGCGCGTGATAGAAATCGTTCCGCTGGCCTACATGAGAGGAAGAACGCTCAACAACTCCTTCATCATTCTCGACGAAGCGCAGAACGCCTCGAACAAGCAGATGAAAATGTGCCTGACACGGCTCGGCATAAACTCCCGGGCGATCATTACGGGCGACGTGACACAGATCGATCTTCCCCGCGAGGTCGAGTCGGGGCTGATGAACGCGCGCGACATTCTCCAGAATATCCCCGGAATAAGCTTTGTTTTTCTCGATAAATCGGACGTCGTGCGCCACAAACTCGTTCGCGACATCATCAACGCCTACGAAAAAGAAGAGGAACGGGGCCAAATCTGA
- a CDS encoding indolepyruvate oxidoreductase subunit beta, whose protein sequence is MKKNILLAGVGGQGILSIAAVMDLAAIESGLQIKQAEVHGMSQRGGAVQSHLRISDATIYSDLIPEREAHLILSVEPMEALRYLPWLAEDGVIVSSIDPVRNIPDYPDMEKIAEAIRKAAPHILVNAEALALQAGSSRMANMIVLGAASPWTGLEPGALEKAVRTLFGPKGCEIVDMNIAAFRTGRGLSEKGSGLKAAATAKTTERQRV, encoded by the coding sequence ATGAAGAAAAACATCCTCCTTGCAGGCGTAGGCGGGCAGGGTATTCTGAGCATCGCCGCCGTCATGGACTTGGCGGCAATAGAAAGCGGCCTGCAGATCAAGCAGGCCGAAGTTCACGGCATGAGTCAGCGCGGTGGAGCCGTCCAGTCTCATCTGCGCATTTCCGATGCAACCATTTATTCGGATCTTATTCCCGAAAGGGAGGCGCATCTTATTCTTTCCGTCGAACCGATGGAAGCGCTACGTTATCTTCCATGGCTCGCCGAAGACGGCGTTATCGTCTCCTCGATCGACCCGGTCAGAAACATACCTGACTATCCGGATATGGAAAAAATCGCCGAAGCTATTCGTAAAGCAGCGCCCCACATCCTTGTCAATGCCGAAGCCCTGGCCCTTCAAGCCGGCAGTTCCCGAATGGCCAACATGATCGTGCTCGGCGCAGCGTCCCCCTGGACCGGACTGGAGCCTGGAGCGCTTGAAAAAGCTGTCAGAACGCTGTTCGGCCCTAAAGGCTGCGAGATTGTCGACATGAATATCGCGGCATTCAGAACAGGCCGGGGGCTGTCGGAAAAAGGAAGCGGCCTAAAAGCGGCCGCGACTGCAAAAACAACAGAAAGACAACGCGTATGA
- a CDS encoding phenylacetate--CoA ligase family protein: protein MIWNQHIECMSREAMRSLQAQRLRETVNRIHTHVPFYRQQLQQAGIRPEDIKTVDDLQHLPFTTKLDLRDNYPFGLFAAPQQDVVRLHASSGTTGKSTVVGYTHNDILMWSEVVARSLAMADVNRNDIIQVAYGYGLFTGGLGLHYGAEKIGASVIPISVGNTKKQLQLMQDFGSTILTCTPSYASFLGEAIREAGIERSRLRLRAGIFGAEPWTAEMRKEIEELLAIQAFDIYGLSEVIGPGVSMECPMQNGLHVFEDHFIPEIIDPDTCEVLPYGELGELVFTSVTKEALPLIRYRTRDLTRLHADVCECGRTLVRMEKCVGRSDDMLIIRGVNVFPSQVESVLMEMNETKPHYLLIVDREHNLDTLEIQVEVEDQFFSDEVGELEALQQRIHQNIQSMLGISARIKLVEPRTIERSAGKAQRVIDNRKL, encoded by the coding sequence ATGATCTGGAATCAACATATCGAATGCATGAGCCGCGAAGCGATGCGTTCCCTGCAGGCGCAACGGCTTCGAGAAACCGTAAACCGGATCCATACCCATGTTCCGTTTTACCGGCAGCAGCTTCAGCAGGCCGGGATAAGGCCCGAGGACATCAAAACGGTAGACGACCTGCAACATCTTCCGTTCACCACGAAACTCGACCTTCGCGACAACTATCCTTTCGGACTCTTTGCCGCGCCGCAACAGGACGTCGTGCGCCTGCACGCATCAAGCGGCACCACAGGCAAATCGACCGTTGTCGGCTACACCCACAACGACATTCTTATGTGGAGCGAAGTCGTCGCCCGCTCGCTCGCCATGGCCGATGTCAACCGGAACGATATCATTCAGGTCGCTTACGGTTATGGCCTGTTCACCGGCGGCCTCGGTCTGCATTACGGAGCCGAAAAAATCGGGGCATCGGTTATTCCGATATCCGTAGGAAACACAAAAAAACAGTTGCAGCTCATGCAGGACTTCGGCTCGACCATCCTTACCTGCACGCCCTCATACGCGTCTTTTCTGGGAGAAGCCATTCGTGAAGCCGGCATCGAACGCAGTAGACTCCGGCTCAGAGCAGGCATCTTCGGAGCCGAGCCCTGGACCGCGGAAATGCGCAAAGAAATTGAAGAACTGCTGGCCATACAGGCTTTCGACATTTACGGCCTCAGCGAAGTGATCGGCCCTGGCGTCTCGATGGAGTGCCCTATGCAGAATGGCCTGCACGTTTTCGAGGACCACTTCATTCCGGAAATCATCGATCCGGACACCTGTGAAGTCTTGCCGTACGGAGAACTCGGGGAACTTGTCTTCACTTCTGTCACGAAGGAAGCCCTGCCGCTCATACGTTACCGGACACGCGACCTCACGCGGCTGCATGCCGACGTTTGCGAATGCGGGCGCACCCTCGTACGCATGGAAAAATGCGTGGGCCGTTCTGATGACATGCTCATTATCCGGGGAGTAAACGTCTTTCCTTCACAGGTCGAGTCCGTCCTGATGGAAATGAATGAGACAAAACCGCACTACCTGCTTATCGTCGACAGGGAGCACAATCTCGACACCCTCGAAATCCAGGTTGAGGTTGAGGACCAGTTTTTCAGCGATGAAGTGGGTGAACTCGAAGCACTGCAACAGCGGATTCATCAAAATATTCAGAGCATGCTCGGCATCAGCGCTCGCATAAAGCTCGTTGAACCGCGAACCATCGAACGAAGCGCGGGTAAAGCACAGCGCGTCATCGACAACCGAAAACTGTAA
- the pth gene encoding aminoacyl-tRNA hydrolase: MKLVVGLGNPEKRHENTRHNIGFEVLDEIARTHRAGFGSGKGNFLYAKILHRGEPVILLKPMTYMNLSGHAVVAAMQFYKIGIADILVVCDDLNIPLGSIRLRSKGSAGGQNGLKHIIQCLGRGDFARLRIGIAPAHPLGSYSSFVLGKFSSEERKTIDEILPRCVDAALDFASNGIDHAMNHFNVKPV, encoded by the coding sequence ATGAAACTTGTCGTCGGACTGGGCAATCCTGAAAAAAGGCATGAAAACACCCGGCACAACATCGGTTTCGAGGTGCTGGACGAGATCGCTCGCACGCACCGGGCCGGATTCGGTTCGGGCAAGGGCAACTTCCTTTACGCGAAAATTCTGCACCGGGGAGAGCCGGTCATCCTGCTCAAGCCGATGACCTACATGAACCTTTCCGGTCACGCAGTCGTCGCCGCGATGCAGTTCTACAAAATCGGCATCGCTGACATACTGGTCGTCTGCGACGACCTCAACATTCCACTCGGCTCCATTCGTCTTCGTTCGAAAGGGTCGGCGGGAGGCCAGAACGGCCTCAAGCATATCATTCAGTGTCTCGGCCGGGGTGATTTCGCAAGGCTGAGGATCGGCATAGCGCCAGCCCATCCCCTGGGCTCCTACTCGTCGTTCGTACTGGGGAAATTCAGTAGCGAAGAAAGAAAAACCATCGACGAAATACTTCCCAGGTGCGTGGACGCTGCGCTCGATTTCGCTTCGAACGGCATCGATCACGCCATGAATCACTTCAACGTGAAACCGGTTTGA
- a CDS encoding RNA polymerase sigma factor, which yields MMRISKTPFDILDDIYSLAYWMTGSARASEELVRDTYRKTEAQSEETELLKRFRNIYVDRYGQHAELTLLEQENGKSSAELHEMKNRAADVKLAVLLAAITGMKHRQISDILGKPVETVRTWLFWGRKALVLDGPLKASA from the coding sequence ATGATGCGAATCAGCAAAACACCTTTCGATATACTCGACGACATCTACAGCCTCGCGTACTGGATGACTGGCAGTGCGCGCGCCTCCGAGGAGCTCGTGCGTGACACGTACCGCAAGACTGAGGCGCAGAGCGAGGAAACCGAGCTTCTGAAACGCTTCCGTAATATCTACGTCGACCGATACGGCCAGCATGCGGAACTCACCTTGCTTGAACAGGAAAACGGGAAATCTTCCGCCGAACTTCATGAAATGAAAAATCGCGCGGCGGACGTGAAGCTTGCAGTCTTGCTTGCGGCGATCACCGGAATGAAACACCGTCAGATTTCCGATATTCTCGGCAAGCCGGTTGAAACCGTACGCACCTGGCTTTTCTGGGGCAGAAAAGCCCTCGTGCTCGACGGCCCCCTCAAGGCGTCTGCATGA
- a CDS encoding RNA methyltransferase — MGLRKLQGDEMGRLGVEEYARAGKHPVTLLLHNIRSMYNVGSIFRSADGAGIEKIILTGYTATPPRKEIDKTALGAQDSVEWEYRRHPAEVLVSLKAAGITVCGLEIAENSRKYTDIGPADFPLCLVLGNEVDGIDDDILALCDHAIEIPQYGTKHSLNVSVAAGIALFELVRAFREFQPATG, encoded by the coding sequence ATGGGGTTAAGGAAACTGCAAGGTGACGAAATGGGCCGTTTGGGCGTTGAGGAATATGCGCGGGCCGGAAAGCATCCGGTGACGCTGCTTCTGCACAACATCCGCAGCATGTACAATGTCGGTTCGATTTTCAGGAGCGCTGACGGGGCGGGGATAGAAAAAATTATTCTGACCGGTTATACAGCGACGCCGCCGAGAAAGGAAATCGACAAGACGGCCCTGGGAGCCCAGGACAGTGTGGAATGGGAATACAGACGTCATCCGGCCGAAGTGCTTGTCTCCCTGAAAGCGGCGGGGATTACGGTCTGCGGGCTCGAGATCGCCGAGAACAGCAGGAAGTACACCGATATCGGGCCGGCGGATTTTCCGCTATGCCTCGTACTGGGCAACGAAGTTGACGGGATCGACGACGACATTCTGGCGCTCTGCGATCACGCTATCGAGATACCGCAGTACGGCACGAAACATTCCCTGAACGTGTCGGTGGCCGCGGGAATAGCGTTGTTCGAACTGGTGCGGGCTTTCAGGGAGTTTCAGCCGGCAACGGGCTGA
- the rfaD gene encoding ADP-glyceromanno-heptose 6-epimerase, with product MIVITGGAGFIGSAMLWELNRNGIEDVIVVDELASATTGKWKNLAGLGFRDFIHKNDFLERLSSGREPGGISAVIHMGAISDTTETDADLLLKNNYEFSKELATYCIAGGIRFIYASSAATYGDGSRGYSDEEKRLESLRPLNMYGYSKQLFDLWALRSGALAKFAGLKFFNVFGPNEYHKNDMSSVVFKAFNQIRETGEVRLFESHRSDYRHGEQMRDFIYVKDCTAIMLWLLENPSVNGIFNVGSGRARSFRDLVEATFSAMEREPSISYVPMPEKLRDKYQYFTQAESGKLNACGCPVEPSALEDGVRDYVRNHLATENPYLDRQRT from the coding sequence ATGATCGTCATTACCGGCGGCGCTGGCTTTATCGGCAGCGCCATGCTGTGGGAACTCAACCGGAACGGCATTGAAGACGTCATTGTCGTCGATGAACTCGCCTCGGCAACGACCGGAAAATGGAAAAACCTCGCGGGCCTCGGATTCAGGGACTTCATTCACAAAAACGACTTTCTCGAACGGCTTTCGTCTGGCAGGGAGCCTGGCGGCATCAGCGCCGTCATTCACATGGGAGCGATCAGCGACACGACTGAAACCGACGCCGACCTCCTGCTGAAAAACAACTACGAGTTCTCGAAAGAACTGGCGACATACTGTATTGCCGGAGGAATACGATTCATTTACGCATCGAGCGCGGCGACATACGGTGACGGCTCGAGGGGATACAGCGACGAGGAAAAGCGCCTCGAAAGTCTCCGTCCCCTGAACATGTACGGCTACTCGAAGCAATTGTTCGATCTCTGGGCTCTCAGGTCGGGAGCGCTTGCAAAATTCGCGGGGTTGAAATTCTTCAACGTCTTCGGCCCGAACGAATATCACAAGAACGACATGAGCAGCGTCGTTTTCAAGGCATTCAACCAGATACGCGAAACCGGAGAGGTCAGGCTTTTCGAATCGCACCGGAGCGATTACAGGCACGGCGAGCAGATGCGTGACTTCATCTACGTCAAGGATTGCACGGCCATTATGCTCTGGCTGCTGGAAAATCCTTCGGTCAACGGGATTTTCAATGTCGGCAGCGGAAGGGCCCGGAGTTTTCGCGACCTTGTCGAGGCCACGTTCTCGGCAATGGAACGCGAACCTTCCATCAGTTACGTGCCCATGCCGGAAAAACTGCGCGACAAATACCAGTATTTCACACAGGCCGAATCCGGGAAACTCAACGCCTGTGGATGCCCCGTCGAGCCGTCGGCGCTCGAGGACGGGGTACGCGATTACGTCCGTAACCACCTCGCGACGGAGAACCCGTATCTCGACAGGCAGCGCACCTGA
- a CDS encoding aminotransferase-like domain-containing protein, with protein sequence MESLGWFLAEKGLPVDRDRLIITTGSQQAISMLARVFLDPGDRVLVENPCFIGALAAFKACQAELTGMKMDHEGLVIEELERELFQPTLPKFLYITPAFHNPLGMLYSEQRKAEIAKALAGTTVALIEDDAYGDLYFYEDDKTRLRPIKGLSPEGVDVCYTGSFSKILGPGLRLGWLLAPKEIYEQCELSKQSLDACSSSFTQVLADEFIRSGLLSPYIERVREEYRRRAFLMCNLLETELPSEVSWQRPRGGFYIWLTLPGDVDATQVLQQSLERGVVFVVGKTFDPEGRRNHALRLSYCNAKPEEIERGVPVVAAAIRNMMNR encoded by the coding sequence CTGGAATCCCTCGGATGGTTTCTGGCTGAAAAGGGATTGCCGGTCGACAGGGACCGGCTCATTATCACCACCGGTTCACAGCAGGCGATCAGCATGCTGGCGCGGGTTTTTCTCGATCCTGGAGACCGGGTTCTTGTCGAGAATCCCTGTTTTATAGGAGCGCTTGCGGCCTTCAAGGCCTGCCAGGCTGAACTCACCGGCATGAAGATGGACCATGAAGGGCTCGTTATCGAAGAGCTCGAGCGGGAGCTTTTTCAGCCCACGTTACCGAAATTTCTCTATATCACGCCGGCCTTTCATAATCCGCTCGGGATGCTGTACTCTGAACAGCGCAAGGCGGAGATCGCAAAGGCGCTTGCCGGTACGACGGTCGCCCTGATCGAGGACGACGCATACGGTGACCTGTATTTTTACGAAGACGACAAAACAAGATTGCGGCCCATCAAGGGGTTGTCTCCGGAGGGGGTCGACGTCTGCTACACCGGATCGTTCTCGAAAATTCTCGGACCGGGTTTGCGCCTCGGCTGGCTGCTTGCGCCGAAGGAGATTTATGAACAGTGTGAGCTGAGCAAGCAGTCCCTCGATGCCTGTTCTTCAAGTTTTACCCAGGTGCTGGCCGACGAGTTTATCCGTTCTGGCCTGCTATCGCCCTACATCGAAAGGGTTCGTGAAGAATACCGCAGACGGGCGTTTCTGATGTGCAATCTTCTGGAAACCGAGCTTCCGTCTGAAGTTTCCTGGCAGCGCCCGCGCGGCGGTTTTTATATCTGGCTGACGCTGCCTGGAGACGTCGATGCAACGCAGGTGCTGCAACAGTCTCTGGAGAGGGGCGTGGTGTTCGTTGTCGGCAAGACGTTCGACCCTGAAGGACGACGGAACCACGCATTGCGTCTGTCCTACTGCAACGCGAAACCCGAAGAAATCGAGCGGGGCGTTCCGGTGGTCGCGGCGGCGATAAGAAACATGATGAACCGTTGA
- a CDS encoding 4Fe-4S binding protein, giving the protein MAHRITEECTYCAACEPECPVDAISAGDDIYIIDEGVCVDCVGYFDEPACVAVCPVDCIIKV; this is encoded by the coding sequence ATGGCACACCGAATCACCGAAGAATGCACCTATTGCGCGGCCTGTGAGCCGGAATGTCCGGTTGACGCCATCTCTGCCGGCGACGACATCTACATCATCGACGAAGGCGTCTGCGTCGACTGCGTAGGGTATTTCGATGAACCCGCCTGCGTGGCGGTCTGTCCGGTAGACTGCATCATCAAGGTATAA
- a CDS encoding alpha/beta fold hydrolase, whose translation MLHYRTYEISPETPWVVFVHGAGGSSSIWFLQLKEFKKHFNVLMVDLRGHGKSKTPALPKKPNYSFEDITLDIIEVLDHLGIEKAHFIGISLGTILIRQISELVPERVCSMVMGGAIIRLNVRARVLVAVGNAFKRFVPYMWLYSFFAWIIMPRARHRKSRLLFVNEAKKVAQKEFMRWFKLTGELNPLLKYFEEKDTGIPTLYLMGEEDYMFLPAVEYIVGRHRNSYLQVIVNSGHVCNVDQPHDFNSRAISFMRDRFSCAPVLQPE comes from the coding sequence ATGCTTCATTACAGGACATATGAAATTTCCCCCGAAACGCCATGGGTCGTCTTCGTCCATGGAGCGGGGGGAAGTTCTTCCATATGGTTTTTGCAGCTCAAGGAGTTTAAAAAGCATTTCAATGTCCTGATGGTCGATCTTCGGGGGCACGGTAAATCGAAGACCCCGGCGTTGCCCAAGAAACCGAACTACAGTTTCGAGGATATAACGCTCGATATCATCGAGGTTCTCGATCACCTCGGGATCGAAAAAGCGCATTTCATCGGAATATCGCTCGGCACGATTCTCATTCGCCAGATAAGCGAACTCGTACCTGAGAGGGTCTGTTCGATGGTCATGGGGGGGGCGATTATCCGCCTGAACGTCAGGGCGAGAGTCCTCGTGGCGGTCGGTAACGCATTCAAGCGTTTTGTGCCCTACATGTGGCTCTACAGCTTTTTCGCCTGGATCATCATGCCGCGGGCCCGGCACCGCAAATCACGTCTGCTGTTCGTGAACGAGGCGAAGAAGGTCGCCCAGAAGGAATTCATGCGTTGGTTCAAACTGACCGGCGAACTCAATCCGCTCCTGAAATATTTCGAGGAAAAAGACACAGGCATACCGACGCTGTATCTCATGGGCGAAGAGGATTACATGTTTCTGCCCGCCGTGGAATACATCGTCGGGAGGCACAGGAATTCCTACCTGCAGGTGATAGTGAACTCCGGCCACGTCTGCAACGTCGACCAGCCGCACGATTTCAATTCCAGAGCGATATCCTTCATGCGGGACCGCTTTTCCTGCGCGCCCGTTCTTCAGCCAGAATAG
- the hisC gene encoding histidinol-phosphate transaminase, with translation MKNDYSAYLNPALRRIEAYRVEGGQRADIKLNQNESPFDLPLWMKEAIMEEFKHEPWNRYPDILPFRGIRTYADFLGISPDCVMMSNGSNEMLYTIFLACLEKGSKVLIPQPSFSLYEKLAILLQAEIVAAPMRDDLSFDVPGIIRRAREESARFIVLSTPNNPTSKSMSLEDVRAIAGETGALVLVDEAYMEFSKEESALGLVGEMPNIMVLRTMSKALALAGMRIGFTITNPELLAEIAKPKIPFTSSRLSEITLRHVLENYYLVEEAVAGILRERRRVFEALQAHGGFRVYESDANFLIIRVPDAGTVFSTLAAKGILVRNVSGYPLMENCLRFNIGRGSENDRLLAELGKML, from the coding sequence ATGAAAAACGATTACAGCGCTTACCTGAATCCCGCATTGCGGCGCATCGAAGCCTACAGGGTCGAAGGTGGACAGCGGGCGGATATAAAACTGAACCAGAACGAAAGTCCTTTCGATCTGCCTCTCTGGATGAAGGAAGCCATAATGGAGGAGTTCAAGCACGAGCCATGGAACCGGTATCCGGACATCCTTCCTTTCAGGGGAATAAGGACCTATGCGGATTTTCTCGGAATTTCCCCGGATTGCGTCATGATGAGCAACGGTTCAAACGAAATGCTCTATACCATCTTTCTCGCCTGTCTCGAAAAAGGGAGCAAGGTGCTCATTCCTCAACCGTCTTTCTCGCTCTACGAGAAGCTCGCAATCCTTCTGCAGGCGGAAATTGTAGCAGCGCCCATGCGCGACGACCTTTCCTTCGACGTGCCGGGGATAATCCGGAGGGCTCGTGAGGAATCGGCGCGTTTTATCGTGCTTTCAACGCCCAACAATCCCACAAGCAAGTCCATGTCGCTGGAGGATGTGCGCGCCATAGCCGGGGAAACCGGCGCCCTTGTGCTTGTCGATGAGGCCTATATGGAGTTTTCAAAAGAGGAATCCGCGCTGGGCCTTGTCGGCGAAATGCCGAACATCATGGTTCTGAGAACCATGTCGAAAGCCCTCGCGCTTGCAGGGATGCGCATCGGATTCACCATCACCAATCCGGAACTGCTCGCGGAGATCGCAAAACCGAAGATACCCTTTACGTCGAGCAGGTTGTCCGAGATAACTCTTCGCCACGTGCTCGAAAATTATTATCTCGTCGAAGAGGCCGTCGCGGGCATTCTGCGGGAGCGGCGGCGTGTTTTCGAGGCGTTACAGGCACACGGAGGATTCAGGGTTTATGAAAGTGACGCGAACTTTCTTATTATCAGGGTTCCCGATGCCGGAACGGTGTTTTCCACGCTTGCAGCGAAGGGGATTCTTGTTCGTAACGTATCGGGTTATCCGCTGATGGAGAACTGCCTGCGCTTCAATATCGGCCGAGGATCGGAAAACGATCGGCTGCTCGCCGAGCTGGGAAAAATGTTGTGA
- a CDS encoding ACT domain-containing protein — protein MIIRQLSVFLENKTGRLTEITGILAEHGIDISAFSIADSTDFGILRMITSDPGLAETVLKAQGFAVKITDVACLVVPHVPGGLHKALRLLSEHGVAIDYMYAYATGDNAVVVIRADSLEKMIRVLEEHGEKFLEPGGDNP, from the coding sequence ATGATCATCAGGCAGCTTTCCGTATTCCTTGAAAACAAGACCGGCAGGTTAACCGAAATCACCGGGATTCTCGCTGAACACGGCATCGACATCAGCGCTTTCAGCATTGCGGATTCAACCGATTTCGGGATACTGCGCATGATCACCTCCGACCCGGGTCTTGCCGAAACCGTATTGAAGGCGCAGGGATTTGCCGTAAAGATCACCGACGTGGCCTGCCTTGTCGTGCCGCATGTCCCCGGAGGACTTCACAAGGCGCTCCGGCTGCTTTCTGAACACGGCGTAGCCATCGACTACATGTACGCATACGCAACCGGCGACAATGCCGTCGTCGTCATCAGGGCAGACTCACTCGAAAAGATGATCAGGGTGCTTGAGGAACACGGGGAGAAATTTCTTGAGCCGGGCGGCGACAATCCGTGA